The DNA region CCTTGGTGCTTTCTGGTACGGATGTAATAGGACAAGCACAAACAGGAACAGGTAAAACTGCAGCATTTGGTATTCCGATTATTCAAAATATCGTGGACAACCGTCAATTGCAAGCTTTAATTATGACACCTACGCGGGAGTTGGCAATTCAAGTATCGGAAGAGCTAAGTAAAATTGGTAAATTCCGCAAAATTAAGGCTTTACCAGTTTATGGTGGCCAGCCAATCGATCGTCAAATCAGAAGTTTGCGTTCTGGAGTACAAGTAGTAATTGGTACACCAGGAAGATTACTAGATCATATTCGCAGAAACACAATAAAACTTGACCATGTAAAATTCCTAGTATTAGATGAAGCTGATGAAATGCTAGATATGGGCTTTGTAGAAGATATGGAAACAATAATGCAATCTATTCCTAAAGAACGTCAAACTTTATTGTTTTCGGCTACAATGCCAAAACCAATTATGAATTTATCTGCTAAATATATGAATAAACCTAAAGTTGTTGCTGTAAGCAAAGAAGAACTAACAGTACCATTGATCGAACAGTGCTACTATGAAACTTATGATAAAGTTGATGGTTTATGCCGTTTGCTAGATGTAGAAGTTACAGGAAAACTAATTATTTTCTGTCGTACTAAAAAAGGCGTAGATGATTTAGTTATTGCTTTGGCAACGCGTGGTTATTTAGCTGAAGGTTTACATGGTGATTTGAGTCAAAATCAACGTGACCGGGTAATGAAAAAATTCCGTGAAGGGAAAACTGATGTCTTAATTGCTACAGATGTAGCAGCAAGAGGTTTAGATATTGACAACATTACTCATGTAGTTAATTATGATATACCTCAAGACCCAGAAAGCTATGTGCATAGAATTGGTCGTACAGGCCGTGCAGGTAACAAGGGTGTGGCAATGACCTTTATTACTCCAAGAGAATTTAGACAACTGAAATTAATTGAACGAGTTGCAAAAACTAGAATTATTCGTAAAACTTTACCAACTAATGCAAGTGTATTTGAAAAACAAAAAGATTCATTAATTGCGAGAATGTATGCAGTTTTAGAACAAGCAAAGTATAGTGATTATCATCCAATTGTAACAGCCTTGCAAGAAGAATTTTCTTTGGAAGATATCGCTGCAGCGGCAATAAAATATATGCATGAAGGTAACAAAGCTCTAGAAGTTCAAGCAGAGCCAGTGAAAAAATCATTTAGTAATACTGGTGCCAAAGCTGGGATGGTAAGATTGTTTATGAATATTGGTCGTAGCCAAAAGATATCTCCAGAAGATGTGGTAAAAACTTTTGCAAGCGAAGCTGATATTCCGGGAAATGTTATTGGCTTAATAAATATTTATGATAAGTTTACTTTTGTAGAAGTACCTGAAGATATAGCGGAAAAAGTTATTAACGCAATGCATAGAAATAGTATCAAGGGCTATAAAGTAAATATCGAGCCAGCTAAAGCTAGAGATTAAAATACAAGGCTTTAAAGGTGGTGTCCACATGGCGGATATAAATGGAAATACCAAAGGTATAAAAAAAACAGTACTAGAAGATTTAGAAAAGTTATATGAACTGCAAGTTCCAACTACTCAAATTGCTACAGTGGAGCTGATAGAAAAACTTAGAACTTTAACTAAAATATGTGGACGAGAAATAGTTGTATACATAAACAGGCGTGGTGTGATTATCGATGTGGCTGTAGGTGATGCTAGTACGGCAATCTTAAGCAAAATCGATAGTCGGCGTTCTGTGCAAAGATTAAGTGGGGTGCGGTGTTTACACACCCACCCTAGTTCTAAAAGCGACCTAAGCGAACTAGATATATCTTCTTTAAAGAGATTACGTTTAGATTGTATGGTCGCAATTTCTTTAGAGGCAACTAATTATTTAAGTATAGCTTTTATTGGAGAAGTTACCGCTGACAATGATTATGAAGTTGTTTCTTACAATGGAGTGGATTTGGAAGATTTTTGTGAATTGAATTTTTCACAATTAATGGAGCGTATAGACAAGACGCTAAGTTTTAATGCGGTAGCAGGATATGCTGTAGAAAAAAATCATGAAGTAGCAATATTAGTCGGCTTAGAAAATTCTAGGCCAGATAAAATATGGAAAGTTCAAGATTCTTTGGCCGAACTAAAACAATTAGCAGATACTGCTGGGGCAAAGGTTGTAGATAGCCTTTGGCAAAAACGCGAAAGACCAGATTCGGCATATTATGTAGGTAAGGGAAAGTTGCAAGAGATACAACAGATTTGCCAACAAAAAAATGCAGATATGGTCATTTTTGATGATGAACTGTCACCAGCACAGCAACGTAATATTGAGATGTTCTTAGGTTTGAAAATCGTGGATCGCACAGCACTAATTTTAGATATTTTTGCACAACGAGCGCGAACACATGAAGGAAAGTTACAAGTTGCTTTAGCACAAATGCAATATAATCTACCTAGAATTATGGGCCAAGGTTTAGTACTTTCACGGTTAGGTGGTGGAATTGGTACCAGAGGACCGGGAGAAACAAAGTTAGAAACTGATCGAAGGTATATTCGCAATAGAATTCATGATATCAAAAAAGAAT from Succinispira mobilis DSM 6222 includes:
- a CDS encoding DEAD/DEAH box helicase; this encodes MTGQQNSFFGDLSLDKKIVTALTAMGFEEPSPIQSQTIPLVLSGTDVIGQAQTGTGKTAAFGIPIIQNIVDNRQLQALIMTPTRELAIQVSEELSKIGKFRKIKALPVYGGQPIDRQIRSLRSGVQVVIGTPGRLLDHIRRNTIKLDHVKFLVLDEADEMLDMGFVEDMETIMQSIPKERQTLLFSATMPKPIMNLSAKYMNKPKVVAVSKEELTVPLIEQCYYETYDKVDGLCRLLDVEVTGKLIIFCRTKKGVDDLVIALATRGYLAEGLHGDLSQNQRDRVMKKFREGKTDVLIATDVAARGLDIDNITHVVNYDIPQDPESYVHRIGRTGRAGNKGVAMTFITPREFRQLKLIERVAKTRIIRKTLPTNASVFEKQKDSLIARMYAVLEQAKYSDYHPIVTALQEEFSLEDIAAAAIKYMHEGNKALEVQAEPVKKSFSNTGAKAGMVRLFMNIGRSQKISPEDVVKTFASEADIPGNVIGLINIYDKFTFVEVPEDIAEKVINAMHRNSIKGYKVNIEPAKARD
- the hflX gene encoding GTPase HflX, translated to MADINGNTKGIKKTVLEDLEKLYELQVPTTQIATVELIEKLRTLTKICGREIVVYINRRGVIIDVAVGDASTAILSKIDSRRSVQRLSGVRCLHTHPSSKSDLSELDISSLKRLRLDCMVAISLEATNYLSIAFIGEVTADNDYEVVSYNGVDLEDFCELNFSQLMERIDKTLSFNAVAGYAVEKNHEVAILVGLENSRPDKIWKVQDSLAELKQLADTAGAKVVDSLWQKRERPDSAYYVGKGKLQEIQQICQQKNADMVIFDDELSPAQQRNIEMFLGLKIVDRTALILDIFAQRARTHEGKLQVALAQMQYNLPRIMGQGLVLSRLGGGIGTRGPGETKLETDRRYIRNRIHDIKKELEQVKKVRQLHRKQREDTGIRQVSLVGYTNAGKSTLLNSLTATDSQVYVANKLFATLDPTTRSLQLENQQEVLLTDTVGFIQKLPHQLVAAFRATLEEVLWADLLVHVVDVSHPLYKEQIASVNAVLEEIGVTDKKSIIVYNKIDLITDTGVLQELVKQENTLLISAKAAAGFVELKQLIANNLNMLFKKVSLLVPYTETAIVSKIHDLAEVLSIEYLEQGVALTVSIAEEKLPQVRNYLVQT